In Salvelinus sp. IW2-2015 unplaced genomic scaffold, ASM291031v2 Un_scaffold5321, whole genome shotgun sequence, the following proteins share a genomic window:
- the LOC112078153 gene encoding far upstream element-binding protein 2: MAHIMGPPDCCDNAAQIIQELLQSIRVREEGGQEGPPGPPGMSPSGGGRGRSRGGQGSWGPPGCGGGEITFSIPAHKCGLVIGRGGENIKAINQQTGAFVEISRQLPPNGDPNFKLFVIRGSPQQIDHAKQLIEDKIEGPLCPVCPGPGGPGPMGPYNPDPYNPGPPGAPGPHGGLHGYPPQGWGNTYQQWQPQAPHDPSKAAGAVDPNAAWAAYYGQYYQGGQPGGAGPGQPPTNPTAGGPAPGDQPQASQTPGGQPDYTKAWEEYYKKMGVAQAGGSAAGPGAAGAPAAPGGGQQDYSAAWAEYYRQQSAYYVNRQPQDSLPPLSKASRHSERLG, translated from the exons ATGGCCCACATCATGGGCCCACCGGACTGCTGTGACAATGCTGCCCAGATCATCCAGGAGCTACTGCAGAGCATCAGggtcagagaggagggaggacaggag GGTCCTCCCGGGCCTCCAGGCATGTCCCCGAGTGGTGGCGGCAGGGGCCGCAGCCGAGGGGGCCAGGGGAGCTGGGGTCCCCCTGGTTGTGGAGGAGGGGAGATTACTTTCTCCATTCCGGCCCACAAGTGTGGCCTTGTGATCGGACGGGGCGGGGAGAACATCAAGGCCATCAACCAGCAGACTGGGGCCTTTGTGGAGATCTCCCGCCAGCTGCCCCCCAACGGGGACCCTAACTTCAAGCTCTTTGTCATTCGAGGCTCTCCGCAGCAGATAGATCACGCCAAGCAGCTCATCGAGGAYAAGATCGAG GGTCCCCTCTGTCCTGTTTGTCCAGGTCCTGGTGGACCAGGCCCCATGGGTCCCTATAATCCTGATCCCTATAACCCAGGACCCCCAGGAGCCCCTGGACCACA TGGAGGTCTTCATGGCTACCCCCCACAGGGCTGGGGCAACACCTACCAGCAGTGGCAGCCCCAAGCACCCCACGACCCGA GCAAGGCAGCCGGTGCCGTGGACCCTAACGCAGCCTGGGCAGCCTATTATGGCCAGTACTACCAGGGAGGGCAGCCAGGGGGAGCAGGGCCCGGCCAGCCCCCCACCAACCCCACCGCTGGTGGCCCAGCACCTGGAGACCAGCCCCAGGCCAGCCAGACCCCTGGGGGCCAGCCTGACTACACCAAGGCCTGGGAGGAGTACTACAAGAAGATGGGTGTTG CCCAGGCAGGAGGCTCTGCAGCAGGGCCAGGAGCAGCAGGTGCCCCAGCAGCCCCAGGTGGAGGCCAGCAGGACTACAGTGCAGCCTGGGCAGAGTACTACAGGCAGCAGTCTGCTTACTACGTCAACAGGCAGCCCCAGGACAGCCTGCCACCCCTCAGCAAGGCCAGCAG ACACAGTGAGCGGCTCGGCTGA